The genomic DNA AAATAGCAATTAAAATAATGCCTACAATAATACCTAACACCACAATAATAACAGGTTCTAAAATAGACTCTAATGTACTAACCGTTGAACTAACTTCCTCATCGAAACAATCCGCAGCATTATTCATCATTTCTTCCAAAGTTCCTGCTTCTTCTCCTACCTCTGCTAATTGTATAAATAACGGCGGAAAAATCTCTTCCATACTACGTATACTACTAACTAGACTTTCTCCTTGGAGCACCTGTTGTTCTATTTGATAAGTCGCTTTCTGAAATATAATGTTTTTTGAACTCTCTGAAATTAACGCTAACGCCTCTGTCATGGGCATCCCAGAGCCATATAAACATACAAAAGTTCTTGCCCATCTTGAAGCTTCTGCTCTCTGGATAATATAACCGATAAGTGGCAATTGCAACGCTACCCTTGTAACTTTTTCTCTCAATTGTATATTATTCTTATAACGCCAAATAAAAGTAGTAATCAATAAAATAAGAATAATTAATACCAATAAGCCTCCCCAATGCATTATAAAATCAGACAAAGAAATAACTGCGGTGGTTATCCAAGGCAGGGCTGCGCCAGCATCATCATAGAACCCTTTAAAAATCGGTAAAATACAAATTAACATAAACAGAACCACAGAAATAGAAACACATATAACAACAGATGGATAAATAAGAGCCCTACGCACATTATTAATTAATTTGGCATTTTTTTCCCTTTGAGTTGCAATTCTATCTAATGAATCCTCCAATAACCCAGAAGACTCCCCTGCTCGCACTAACCCTAAATACAGGCCATCAAAATATTTAGGATACTTTGCCAATGCATTCGTCAATGATGATCCCTGTTCAATTTCATTTTTTATATCGAACACCATCATTGCCATATTACTATTAGTATTTCCACTAGCTATAATAACCAGTGCTTGAATTAAAGGTAATCCGGCTTTCAGCATAGAAGCAATTTGCCTAGTAAATACTGTAATATCTTTAGACCGAATCTTTTTTCTGTATCTGCTTGATCGCTTAATTTTACTAATTTTAATATTTTTATATCTCAACTGCCGACGAGCTTCTTTTTCATTAATTGCTTGTGCCTGCCCCCTTACTTCTTCATTAGTAATCTGATTAACACCTTCAAATTCATATAGTTTTGATCTAAAATTATTTTTAGACTTATTTTTTTGATGTAACTGTAAAGATTGCTGAGCCATAAATCATCGTACCTATTTATTCAAATTAATTAGAGATTGACATTACTTCATCCAATGATGTTATTCCTTGTTTTACCTTTTCCAATCCTGAACGCCTCAGGGTGACCATCCCTTCATCTAAAGCAATTTGCAAAATGTATGACTCGTCTTTACCTGCCAAAATTGCTTTTTGTATTCTCTCTGAAACAGGCATAACCTCAAAAACACCCACCCTACCTCGATATCCAGTACCTTTACAATTCTTACAACCAACTGACTCATAAATTCTCCAATCTTCCTTTAAATCCTCAGGTGTGAATTTTAATTGATACAGTATCTCCTCTGGCATTTTTTTAGCTGGTTTCTTACAATCTGGACAAAGCTTTCGAACCAATCTTTGAGCTATAATTAAAAGTACAGAACTAGACACATTAAAAGCTTGAACCCCCATATTGCTCAAACGAGTTACAGATGCGGGTGCACTATTAGTATGCAATGTTGAAAAGACTAAATGTCCTGTCTGAGAGGCTTTCAGTGCAATATCTGCTGTTTCTAAATCTCTAATTTCTCCTACCATAATAATATCTGGATCCTGACGTAAAAAAGACCTTAGAGCTCTAGCAAAATCCAATCCTTGTTTTTCATTCATACTAACTTGGTTAGCACCCGGCAAATTAATCTCAACAGGATCTTCAACTGTCAAAATATTAACTTCAGGTGTATTTAAAATATTCAAACAGTTATAAAGTGTCACAGTCTTACCAGAACCAGTAGGACCTGTAACCAAAATCATGCCATAAGGTCTATAAATGGCTTCTAGCAAAATATTTTGTTCATACTCGCTCATCCCTAAATCCTTGAGCTCGATAAAACCAACTGTATTATCTAAAATACGAATAACAATTTTTTCTCCAAACAACGTTGGTAAAGTACTCACCCGAAAATCAATAGTCTTTTTACGGTCAATTTTTAATTTCATACCACCATCTTGTGGTACCCTCTTTTCCGAAATATCAAGCTTTGCCATTACCTTGATTCTAGAAGAGATCTTATCTTTTGTGACTAATGGGGGTTGAACAATTTCTTTTAAAACACCATCCATTCTAAATCGAATACGTGCATAGTATTCATAAAAT from Neisseriaceae bacterium includes the following:
- a CDS encoding type II secretion system F family protein translates to MAQQSLQLHQKNKSKNNFRSKLYEFEGVNQITNEEVRGQAQAINEKEARRQLRYKNIKISKIKRSSRYRKKIRSKDITVFTRQIASMLKAGLPLIQALVIIASGNTNSNMAMMVFDIKNEIEQGSSLTNALAKYPKYFDGLYLGLVRAGESSGLLEDSLDRIATQREKNAKLINNVRRALIYPSVVICVSISVVLFMLICILPIFKGFYDDAGAALPWITTAVISLSDFIMHWGGLLVLIILILLITTFIWRYKNNIQLREKVTRVALQLPLIGYIIQRAEASRWARTFVCLYGSGMPMTEALALISESSKNIIFQKATYQIEQQVLQGESLVSSIRSMEEIFPPLFIQLAEVGEEAGTLEEMMNNAADCFDEEVSSTVSTLESILEPVIIVVLGIIVGIILIAIYLPIFNLASAF
- the pilB gene encoding type IV-A pilus assembly ATPase PilB is translated as MSLGLLNILKRNNYISDEKYNLVLNTYKSDIRDVGNQANSLISYLFDFDVISPRELARILSEIYGYPVFDLSVYDTHHYVSGLASEEDLYDYRILPIFKRGNKLFLAVSDPTLESSYRKLFFNTAYTLEYILVEDDILDSVFEIIRRESTSMFEELQKDQIFNPVKMMNDDGMSEDGPIAKFVNKIIYDAVFSRASDIHFEFYEYYARIRFRMDGVLKEIVQPPLVTKDKISSRIKVMAKLDISEKRVPQDGGMKLKIDRKKTIDFRVSTLPTLFGEKIVIRILDNTVGFIELKDLGMSEYEQNILLEAIYRPYGMILVTGPTGSGKTVTLYNCLNILNTPEVNILTVEDPVEINLPGANQVSMNEKQGLDFARALRSFLRQDPDIIMVGEIRDLETADIALKASQTGHLVFSTLHTNSAPASVTRLSNMGVQAFNVSSSVLLIIAQRLVRKLCPDCKKPAKKMPEEILYQLKFTPEDLKEDWRIYESVGCKNCKGTGYRGRVGVFEVMPVSERIQKAILAGKDESYILQIALDEGMVTLRRSGLEKVKQGITSLDEVMSISN